The following proteins are encoded in a genomic region of Arachis stenosperma cultivar V10309 chromosome 4, arast.V10309.gnm1.PFL2, whole genome shotgun sequence:
- the LOC130975501 gene encoding phospholipid-transporting ATPase 1-like, with amino-acid sequence MSSNQPLLSDSDLPPLIQHRPKKSGSIASSVFDDASESHHKTGLDLTEDKDYDLASEASFHSAVETNFTFGTEKDFNFGESHLPHKHHTHPLECSTKERVRGVSWGAMELHDATTNSSSTSVPFEISGSSSQQHVVHHDNRLSSNHNNYSKPQRVRHKSSVQFDDALLHDDSARLIYINDPKRTDDKCELPGNEIRTSKYTIVTFLPKNLFIQFHRVAYLYFLAIAALNQLPPLAVFGRTVSLFPLLFVLCVTAIKDGYEDWRRHRSDRNENNRESLVLQHDDFRPKKWKNIQAGEVVKIFADETIPADMVLLGTSDQSGLAYIQTMNLDGESNLKTRYAKLETTAAVSSEACRVSGVIRCEQPNRNIYEFTANMEFNGLKFSLSQSNIVLRGCQLKNTDWIIGVVVYAGQDTKAMMNSTPSPSKRSKLESYMNRETLWLSIFLFIMCLVVAIGMCLWLVRHNSQLDTLPYYRKRYFNNGPDNRKRYKYYGIPMEAFFSFLSSIIVFQIMIPISLYITMELVRLGQSYFMIEDGDMYDANSGSRFQCRSLNINEDLGQIRYVFSDKTGTLTENKMEFQRASVYGKNYGNSLVVADDTAAPVIPRRRWKLKSEIRVDSELLTVLQSESDGDDRIAAHEFFLTLAACNTVIPIPTGGTFSSPGTSESDEDMEGIEYQGESPDEQALVSAASAYGYTLFERTSGHIVIDVNGEKLRLDVLGLHEFDSVRKRMSVVIRFPNNVVKVLVKGADTTMFSILANDSESHNTIRDVTQSHLNEYSSLGLRTLVVASRDLSDAELEEWQSMYEEASTSLHERAAKLRQTAAFIECNLKLLGATGIEDKLQEGVPEAIESLRQAGIKVWVLTGDKQETAISIGLSCKLLTADMQQIIINGTSEADCRNLLGDAKAKYGVRSSSNQNRKRKSNAGLGDLDIPNGSKSLSLPKWNPGQEEGTTAPLALIIDGNSLVYILEKELESELFDLATSCRVVLCCRVAPLQKAGIVALIKSRTDDMTLAIGDGANDVSMIQMADVGVGICGQEGRQAVMASDFAMGQFQFLKKLLLVHGHWNYQRVAYLILYNFYRNAVFVLMLFWYILCTAFSTTSALTDWSSVFYSVIYTSVPTIFVGILDKDLSHRTLLKYPKLYTAGHRQEAYNLHLFWITMIDTVWQSLVLFYTPLFTYKDSAIDIWSMGSLWTIAVVILVNVHLAMDINRWVLITHAAVWGSIIITYGCMIVLDSIPVFPNYWTIYQLAVSPTYWITILLIIIVALLPRFTCKVVCQIFWPSDIQIAREAELLRKRHNHVQSRQQVSS; translated from the exons ATGAGTTCTAATCAACCACTTCTCTCTGATTCAGATCTTCCTCCACTGATTCAACACCGCCCGAAGAAATCAGGATCCATAGCTTCCTCTGTATTTGACGATGCTTCTGAATCTCATCATAAAACAGGTCTTGATCTGACGGAAGACAAAGACTATGATTTAGCTAGTGAAGCTAGCTTCCATTCAGCAGTTGAGACCAATTTCACTTTTGGGACAGAGAAAGATTTCAACTTTGGTGAGTCCCATTTGCCCCACAAACACCACACGCACCCTTTGGAATGCTCCACGAAGGAGAGGGTGCGAGGGGTATCGTGGGGTGCAATGGAACTGCATGATGCCACCACCAATAGTAGTAGCACTAGTGTGCCCTTTGAAATCTCAGGTTCTTCTTCACAACAGCATGTAGTTCATCATGATAATAGGTTGAGTAGTAATCACAATAATTATAGTAAGCCTCAGAGGGTTAGGCACAAGAGCAGCGTGCAGTTTGATGATGCTTTGTTGCATGATGATAGTGCTAGGTTGATATATATTAATGATCCTAAGAGGACTGATGATAAGTGTGAGTTGCCGGGGAATGAGATCAGGACTAGTAAATACACAATTGTTACCTTCTTGCCTAAGAATCTTTTTATTCAGTTTCATAGGGTTGCTTATTTGTATTTCCTTGCTATTGCGGCTCTCAATCAGCTTCCTCCCTTGGCCGTATTTGGGAGGACTGTGTCACTCTTCCCGCTGTTGTTTGTGCTCTGCGTCACTGCTATTAAGGACGGATATGAAGACTGGCGGCGGCACAGGTCGGATCGCAATGAGAACAACCGGGAATCATTGGTGCTTCAGCATGATGATTTCCGGCCGAAGAAGTGGAAGAATATACAAGCTGGTGAGGTTGTTAAGATCTTTGCTGATGAGACGATTCCAGCTGACATGGTCTTGCTGGGGACAAGTGATCAAAGTGGGCTTGCCTATATTCAGACAATGAATTTGGATGGAGAGTCGAATTTGAAGACTAGGTATGCTAAGCTGGAAACAACTGCTGCAGTTTCTTCGGAAGCTTGTCGTGTTTCTGGGGTTATCAGATGCGAGCAGCCTAACCGGAATATTTATGAGTTCACGGCAAACATGGAGTTCAACGGACTTAAGTTTTCGCTTAGCCAGTCTAACATTGTTCTGCGTGGTTGCCAACTGAAGAACACAGATTGGATCATTGGTGTTGTGGTTTATGCTGGACAAGACACAAAAGCAATGATGAACAGCACACCTTCTCCTTCTAAGAGAAGCAAACTTGAAAGTTACATGAACAGAGAAACCCTTTGgttgtcaatttttcttttcatcatgTGTTTAGTTGTGGCCATTGGGATGTGTCTTTGGCTGGTGCGGCACAACAGCCAGCTTGATACCTTGCCTTACTACAGAAAACGATACTTCAACAATGGGCCAGATAATAGAAAGAGATACAAGTATTATGGGATACCAATGGAGGCATTTTTCTCCTTCCTGAGTTCCATTATAGTGTTTCAGATAATGATACCAATATCTCTTTACATCACGATGGAATTGGTTCGTTTGGGCCAGTCATACTTCATGATTGAAGATGGGGATATGTATGATGCTAACTCTGGATCAAGGTTTCAGTGTAGGTCATTAAATATAAATGAAGATTTGGGTCAAATACGCTATGTATTTTCAGACAAGACAGGAACACTAACCGAAAACAAAATGGAATTCCAGAGAGCTAGTGTATATGGGAAGAATTACGGGAACTCGTTGGTCGTGGCTGATGATACAG CTGCACCTGTTATTCCTAGACGGAGATGGAAGCTCAAATCTGAAATCAGAGTTGATTCTGAACTGCTGACAGTGTTGCAGAGCGAATCAGATGGAGATGACAGAATTGCTGCACATGAATTTTTTCTTACATTGGCAGCTTGCAATACTGTGATCCCTATTCCTACTGGTGGTACATTCTCCAGTCCTGGAACAAGTGAATCAGATGAAGATATGGAAGGTATTGAGTACCAGGGAGAATCCCCTGATGAACAAGCTCTAGTCTCTGCTGCTTCTGCATATGGATATACCCTTTTTGAGCGAACATCCGGACACATTGTTATCGACGTCAATGGTGAGAAGCTCAG ATTGGACGTATTGGGCCTACACGAGTTTGATAGTGTGCGCAAGAGGATGTCTGTTGTTATTCGTTTTCCCAACAACGTTGTAAAGGTGTTGGTCAAAGGTGCTGATACTACAATGTTTAGCATTTTAGCAAATGACAGTGAGAGCCACAATACCATACGAGATGTAACACAGAGTCATCTGAATGAATATTCTTCACTAGGTCTGCGCACTCTTGTAGTTGCATCTAGAGATCTTTCAGATGCTGAACTTGAAGAGTGGCAAAGCATGTATGAAGAGGCCAGCACTTCTTTGCATGAAAGAGCTGCTAAACTACGTCAAACAGCAGCGTTTATAGAATGCAACTTAAAGCTACTTGGAGCAACGGGAATTGAGGACAAGCTGCAAGAGGGTGTACCAGAAGCCATTGAGTCCCTGCGGCAAGCTGGAATCAAGGTCTGGGTTCTTACTGGTGATAAGCAGGAGACAGCAATTTCAATTGGTCTCTCTTGCAAACTTCTCACTGCAGATATGCAACAGATTATTATAAATGGCACTTCAGAGGCTGATTGTCGTAATCTTTTGGGTGATGCTAAAGCTAAATATGGCGTGAGGTCTTCAAGTAATCAGAATCGGAAACGAAAATCCAATGCTGGACTTGGTGATCTTGATATTCCCAATGGTTCGAAGTCATTGAGTTTGCCTAAGTGGAATCCAGGACAGGAAGAAGGAACTACTGCTCCATTGGCACTCATAATTGATGGGAACAGTTTGGTTTATATTTTGGAGAAGGAATTAGAGTCAGAG CTTTTCGACCTGGCAACTTCCTGTAGGGTTGTCTTGTGCTGCCGTGTTGCTCCTTTGCAGAAAGCTGGAATTGTTGCTTTGATAAAGAGCCGCACCGATGATATGACACTGGCAATTGGTGATG GGGCCAATGATGTGTCGATGATCCAAATGGCAGATGTTGGTGTTGGAATATGTGGGCAGGAAGGGCGCCAAGCGGTGATGGCGTCAGATTTTGCAATGGGGCAATTTCAGTTCTTGAAAAAATTACTCCTGGTTCATGGGCACTGGAATTATCAGCGTGTGGCTTACTTAATTCTGTACAACTTTTACCGCAATGCTGTCTTTGTATTGATGTTATTCTG GTATATATTATGCACTGCTTTTTCTACAACATCTGCGTTGACAGATTGGAGTAGTGTATTCTATTCTGTGATATACACATCTGTACCTACCATTTTTGTTGGTATTCTGGACAAAGACTTGAGCCATAGGACACTCTTGAAGTATCCGAAGCTGTACACTGCTGGTCACAGGCAAGAGGCATACAATTTGCACTTATTCTGGATCACAATGATTGACACAGTATGGCAGAGCCTTGTTCTCTTCTACACTCCTTTGTTCACATACAAGGATAGTGCGATTGATATATGGAGCATGGGCAGTTTGTGGACAATTGCGGTTGTTATTCTTGTGAATGTACACCTGGCCATGGACATCAACCGTTGGGTATTAATTACTCATGCTGCTGTATGGGGATCAATAATCATTACATATGGTTGCATGATAGTCTTGGATTCAATACCTGTCTTTCCCAATTACTG